From the Pirellulales bacterium genome, one window contains:
- a CDS encoding class I tRNA ligase family protein, which translates to DPLIQYPRRSWFIKTSEFKQQMLDNNQHINWLPEHIKEGRFGNFLETNVDWALSRERFWGTPLPIWQCEKTGKMEAVANYDELLKKPGIQGTEVWAAAKKANPKLADDLKVHKPYIDAVTYDSPFEKGARMRRVTEVIDCWYDSGAMPFAQWGYQGENKAATVGRAELPDSAKLASMSKQQSEILKRVIEQQNREAERDILFDIYQKKIGQIVSGVVEKFENDVATISLGSVEAVVPRFEQLSGETLNVGQQIEATVFDVKKIGSRVKVLLSRTRKPWSLANGNDGDAAQKFHEQFPADFISEALDQTRGWFYSQLAISTLLFSPQAQGLQPLGFTHDYPHPFRNCIVLGLMLGEDGQKMSKSKRNYREPGEIFDKYGADALRWYFFATQPPWTTIRYSERAIRDSIPEFLLRLWHTYSFFVIYANIDGFEPLAEIGRREQGAGGSEQTACGLASADLATAKTYRPIRERSELDRWILSELNRTAAAVVKHMDAYDNYTAAQRIIEFVDALSNWYVRRSRDRFWAEDKHDPDKLDAYWTLYECLLTTCKIIAPFVPFMAEAMWGNLSGGDRAQGAGDSSDPASRALRPAPFLESVHLCDFPTGDPAAIDEALSTEMNLVREIASLGLSARMGAKLKVRQPLAKVEVILVNPAAQAWLENHTAVICKELNVKHVEFTQKADQYITYTVLPDLKRLGPRLGKKLPLVKQALAKADGGKLLAEMEAAGKVSLKLDDPGAPGLSEALDRDDLQVRLQAKPGWAAAQGKHCVVVLATEISPELAVEGVAREIVHAIQTARKDTGCEYTDRIEVGVVSESAQIRQAVEQFGDYIRGETLAMLLKIGPLENAEPVEIKLGEETMHLFVRTAKRKKVATDEHG; encoded by the coding sequence AGATCCGCTCATCCAATATCCGCGGCGCAGTTGGTTCATCAAAACCAGCGAGTTCAAGCAGCAAATGCTGGACAACAACCAGCACATCAACTGGCTGCCCGAGCACATCAAAGAGGGGCGCTTCGGAAACTTCCTGGAAACCAACGTCGATTGGGCCCTCAGCCGCGAGCGCTTCTGGGGCACCCCGCTGCCGATCTGGCAATGCGAGAAAACCGGCAAAATGGAAGCCGTGGCCAATTATGACGAGCTGTTGAAAAAGCCCGGCATTCAGGGGACCGAAGTTTGGGCCGCGGCGAAAAAAGCCAATCCAAAATTGGCCGACGATTTGAAAGTTCACAAGCCCTACATCGACGCCGTCACGTACGATTCGCCGTTTGAAAAAGGGGCGCGGATGCGGCGCGTGACCGAAGTTATCGACTGCTGGTATGACAGCGGCGCCATGCCCTTCGCCCAATGGGGTTACCAGGGGGAAAATAAAGCTGCGACCGTTGGTCGCGCTGAACTGCCCGACAGTGCCAAACTAGCATCCATGTCGAAGCAACAATCCGAAATCCTCAAGCGAGTGATTGAGCAACAGAACCGGGAAGCCGAGCGGGATATCTTGTTCGACATCTATCAGAAAAAAATCGGTCAAATTGTCTCCGGTGTCGTGGAGAAGTTTGAAAACGATGTGGCGACTATATCACTAGGCAGTGTCGAGGCAGTTGTGCCTCGATTTGAGCAATTATCTGGCGAAACTTTAAACGTCGGACAGCAAATTGAGGCGACAGTATTTGACGTGAAGAAAATTGGGAGTCGTGTGAAGGTTCTTCTCAGTCGCACTCGGAAACCGTGGTCCTTGGCAAACGGAAATGACGGCGACGCCGCCCAAAAGTTCCACGAACAATTCCCTGCTGATTTCATCAGCGAAGCGCTCGACCAAACCCGCGGCTGGTTTTACAGCCAACTGGCGATTTCGACATTGCTGTTTTCGCCGCAAGCCCAGGGGTTGCAACCCCTGGGCTTCACGCACGACTATCCCCATCCCTTCCGCAATTGCATCGTCCTGGGCCTCATGCTCGGCGAAGACGGACAGAAAATGTCCAAAAGCAAACGGAATTACCGTGAGCCGGGCGAAATTTTTGATAAATACGGAGCTGACGCTTTGCGGTGGTACTTTTTCGCCACGCAGCCGCCGTGGACCACCATCCGCTACAGCGAACGGGCCATCCGCGACAGTATCCCCGAGTTTCTGCTTCGCCTGTGGCACACGTACAGCTTTTTTGTCATCTACGCCAACATCGACGGGTTTGAGCCACTGGCAGAGATAGGGCGCAGGGAACAGGGCGCAGGGGGCAGTGAGCAAACCGCTTGCGGCTTAGCGTCCGCCGATCTCGCCACCGCCAAAACCTACCGCCCCATCCGCGAGCGCAGCGAACTCGATCGCTGGATTCTCAGCGAGCTCAACCGCACTGCCGCTGCCGTCGTGAAGCATATGGATGCCTACGACAACTACACCGCCGCGCAGCGCATCATCGAATTTGTTGACGCCCTTTCCAACTGGTATGTGCGCCGCAGCCGTGATCGATTTTGGGCTGAAGACAAGCATGATCCGGATAAACTCGACGCTTACTGGACACTGTACGAATGCTTGTTGACGACCTGCAAAATCATCGCCCCGTTCGTGCCGTTCATGGCCGAAGCGATGTGGGGAAATTTAAGCGGAGGAGACAGGGCGCAGGGCGCAGGGGATAGTTCTGATCCTGCATCCCGCGCCCTGCGCCCTGCGCCCTTTCTTGAATCCGTCCATCTCTGCGATTTCCCCACGGGCGACCCGGCTGCCATCGACGAGGCACTGTCGACCGAAATGAATTTGGTGCGCGAAATTGCTTCGCTCGGCCTGTCGGCCCGCATGGGGGCCAAGCTGAAAGTGCGGCAGCCGCTTGCGAAAGTGGAAGTGATTTTGGTCAACCCGGCCGCGCAGGCGTGGCTGGAAAATCACACCGCGGTCATCTGCAAGGAGCTGAACGTCAAACACGTGGAGTTCACGCAGAAGGCCGATCAATACATCACTTACACGGTACTGCCCGACCTGAAACGGCTCGGCCCGCGGCTGGGGAAAAAATTGCCGCTGGTGAAGCAGGCGCTGGCCAAGGCCGACGGCGGCAAGTTGCTGGCCGAAATGGAAGCGGCGGGCAAGGTGTCGCTGAAGTTGGACGATCCCGGCGCGCCGGGACTTAGCGAGGCGCTTGACCGGGACGATTTGCAAGTGCGGCTGCAAGCCAAACCCGGCTGGGCCGCGGCACAGGGCAAGCACTGCGTGGTGGTGTTGGCGACCGAAATTTCGCCGGAGCTGGCCGTTGAAGGCGTGGCCCGCGAAATTGTGCATGCCATTCAAACGGCTCGAAAAGACACAGGCTGCGAATACACCGACCGAATTGAAGTCGGTGTAGTCAGCGAATCGGCACAAATCCGGCAGGCGGTCGAACAATTTGGCGATTACATCCGCGGCGAAACCTTGGCGATGCTGCTGAAAATTGGACCGCTGGAAAACGCTGAGCCGGTTGAAATTAAACTAGGCGAGGAAACGATGCACCTGTTCGTACGAACTGCAAAACGAAAAAAAGTAGCCACAGATGAACACGGATGA
- the ndk gene encoding nucleoside-diphosphate kinase: protein MERTFVMLKPDCVQRRLAGRILTRFEDKGLNVIALKMLRITPELSKQHYAEHVSKPFYPALEKFITGGPVIAAVVEGLEAIRVVRDMLGPTSGLKAPAGTIRGDFSSSRQMNLVHASDGPEAAQREIAIYFKDAELCPYSPTVTPWMKAGDEG, encoded by the coding sequence ATGGAACGTACTTTCGTCATGCTCAAGCCAGATTGCGTCCAGCGCCGCCTGGCCGGACGCATTCTGACCCGCTTCGAAGACAAGGGCCTCAACGTCATCGCCCTAAAAATGCTGCGGATCACCCCCGAGCTTTCCAAGCAGCATTACGCCGAACATGTTAGCAAGCCGTTTTACCCGGCTCTGGAAAAATTCATTACCGGCGGCCCGGTCATCGCTGCCGTGGTGGAAGGCTTGGAAGCCATCCGTGTGGTCCGCGACATGCTGGGCCCCACCAGCGGTTTGAAAGCCCCCGCCGGCACCATTCGGGGCGATTTCAGCTCCAGCCGCCAAATGAATTTGGTCCACGCTTCCGACGGCCCCGAAGCCGCCCAGCGCGAAATTGCCATCTACTTCAAAGACGCCGAACTTTGCCCCTACTCCCCCACCGTCACTCCCTGGATGAAAGCCGGCGACGAAGGGTAA
- a CDS encoding DUF5615 family PIN-like protein gives MKLFECKLLADENIHPDVVQFLRQQNCDVRDIHELGLAGQDDDAILAAAFQEQRTVLTHDGDFGRLAISQGIPINGIVYLRPGHIDSAFTIASLQAIQTQDLDLAAPFILVAFQRGPHVRVRLRRW, from the coding sequence GTGAAATTGTTCGAGTGCAAGCTGCTCGCTGATGAAAACATTCACCCGGATGTTGTTCAATTTTTGCGCCAGCAGAACTGCGATGTACGCGACATCCACGAATTAGGATTGGCGGGCCAGGACGATGATGCCATTCTCGCCGCAGCATTCCAAGAACAACGGACCGTATTAACTCACGACGGTGACTTTGGCCGCTTGGCCATCTCGCAGGGCATTCCAATCAATGGAATCGTGTACTTGCGTCCCGGACATATCGACTCAGCTTTCACTATTGCTTCGCTCCAGGCCATTCAAACTCAAGACCTGGACCTAGCCGCTCCGTTCATACTCGTTGCATTTCAGCGCGGGCCTCACGTCCGTGTCCGCTTGCGCCGCTGGTGA
- a CDS encoding DUF1559 domain-containing protein, whose amino-acid sequence MQHSVHGQRRAFTLVELLVVIAIIGILIALLLPAVQAAREAARRSQCENNLKQWGLAMHNYAGAKKHFPLGSQSHAAGSTTTPPRQTWVINLWAFIEEKGLSNQFNINLDWNLPPNTNTDSMTGLTGQYVDLYYCPTDTEGNDQTGANDDERRRGNYAVNWGNSTYGQNPEPAGIAPFSQIKGNAATPRLTTFSMITDGTSNTLMMAEILRGWYIGDNEWRGDIHNDQGEFRFNTIVNSTISMTPNALQSDLVGRFTPTGDPLMPAKQGAGNAVGDYYAARSRHIGGVNVSFCDGSVRFISDAIKPSIWSALGTMNGGEGISNTNF is encoded by the coding sequence ATGCAACATTCGGTACACGGTCAGCGGCGGGCTTTTACGCTGGTCGAGTTGTTGGTAGTGATCGCCATCATCGGCATCCTGATTGCGCTATTGCTGCCGGCGGTGCAGGCGGCGCGCGAAGCAGCCCGGCGTTCGCAGTGCGAGAACAACCTCAAACAATGGGGTTTAGCGATGCACAACTATGCCGGCGCGAAGAAACACTTTCCGCTGGGTTCGCAATCGCACGCTGCGGGTTCCACCACCACGCCGCCGCGACAAACCTGGGTGATTAATCTGTGGGCTTTTATCGAAGAAAAAGGGCTGTCTAATCAATTCAACATCAATTTAGATTGGAATCTGCCGCCCAACACCAATACGGATTCGATGACGGGGCTTACCGGACAGTATGTTGATTTGTATTATTGCCCGACTGATACGGAGGGAAACGATCAAACCGGCGCGAACGACGACGAGCGTCGGCGCGGGAACTACGCGGTTAATTGGGGGAACTCGACTTATGGGCAGAACCCAGAGCCAGCGGGCATTGCGCCTTTTTCGCAAATCAAGGGGAACGCAGCGACCCCGCGGTTGACAACGTTTTCCATGATTACCGACGGCACCTCCAATACACTAATGATGGCGGAGATTTTGCGAGGCTGGTATATTGGCGACAACGAATGGCGGGGCGACATTCATAACGATCAAGGCGAATTTCGCTTCAACACGATTGTAAATTCCACCATCAGCATGACGCCAAATGCCCTGCAGTCCGATCTCGTGGGGCGCTTTACCCCAACCGGAGATCCGCTGATGCCGGCAAAGCAAGGGGCAGGGAACGCGGTGGGCGATTATTACGCTGCCCGCAGCCGGCACATTGGCGGGGTCAATGTGTCGTTTTGCGACGGGTCGGTCCGTTTCATCTCGGATGCCATTAAACCCAGTATTTGGAGTGCGCTGGGGACGATGAACGGAGGCGAAGGGATCAGCAACACAAATTTTTGA
- a CDS encoding DUF202 domain-containing protein, with translation MPLPANDNPLNFSLDARTGLAAERTLWAWVRMGIALMGFGFVVARFGLFLREISAATASCRSR, from the coding sequence ATGCCCCTCCCCGCAAACGATAATCCACTTAATTTCTCCCTCGATGCCCGCACGGGCCTGGCGGCGGAGAGGACATTGTGGGCGTGGGTGCGGATGGGCATCGCGCTGATGGGCTTCGGCTTTGTGGTGGCCCGGTTTGGATTGTTCTTGCGCGAAATTTCGGCGGCCACGGCAAGCTGCCGCTCAAGATGA
- a CDS encoding phosphoribosylglycinamide formyltransferase — protein MSPLRLAVLISGGGTTLKNLIQKIGMPDGSGQRLDAKIELVISSLAKAGGLEIARAAGIPTLVVPQNKFATPAEFSEAVFGPCRQAGVQVVAMGGFLKHVLVPPDFINRVTNIHPALIPSCCGPGMYGLRVHEAVLQSGARLSGCTVHFVDNQYDHGPIILQRSVPVLEDDTSETLAARVFAAECLAYPEALRLIGKGRVRVVGEGVEIAD, from the coding sequence GTGTCTCCGCTACGCTTGGCGGTGCTGATTTCCGGCGGAGGGACGACGCTAAAGAATTTGATTCAGAAAATCGGCATGCCCGACGGGAGCGGGCAACGCTTGGATGCGAAGATTGAGCTAGTGATTTCCAGCTTGGCCAAGGCGGGCGGTTTGGAAATTGCCCGGGCGGCGGGAATTCCGACGCTCGTCGTGCCGCAAAATAAATTCGCCACCCCAGCAGAATTCAGCGAAGCGGTGTTCGGGCCGTGCCGGCAGGCGGGCGTGCAGGTGGTGGCGATGGGAGGATTTTTGAAGCACGTGCTGGTGCCGCCCGATTTTATCAACCGGGTAACGAACATTCACCCGGCGCTAATTCCCAGTTGCTGCGGTCCGGGCATGTACGGATTGCGGGTGCATGAGGCGGTGCTCCAATCGGGCGCGCGGCTGAGCGGTTGCACCGTGCATTTTGTCGACAACCAGTACGATCACGGGCCGATTATTTTGCAGCGCAGCGTGCCGGTGCTGGAAGATGACACGTCGGAAACGCTGGCCGCACGTGTGTTTGCCGCGGAGTGTTTGGCGTATCCCGAAGCGCTGCGGCTGATTGGCAAGGGGCGGGTGCGCGTGGTGGGAGAGGGCGTGGAAATTGCAGATTGA
- a CDS encoding NUDIX domain-containing protein, which produces MLQMPNHPQHDQPAIVRRGAVAVIVRNDRLLIIRRSQQVVAPGMYCFPGGGIEPGETEEQAVIRELQEELACRIQPRRRIWESVSPWRVHLAWWLSDLDSSSTLTPNPLEVESVHWLTLQEMATLPNQLESNYRFLEAISRGDVPLEMP; this is translated from the coding sequence ATGCTCCAAATGCCAAACCATCCGCAACACGATCAACCAGCAATTGTTCGCCGCGGAGCCGTGGCCGTCATTGTGCGTAACGACCGGTTGCTGATCATTCGTCGCTCGCAACAAGTGGTGGCCCCGGGCATGTACTGCTTTCCAGGCGGCGGAATCGAACCGGGCGAGACAGAAGAACAAGCTGTCATCCGCGAACTACAAGAAGAACTCGCCTGCCGCATCCAGCCTCGGCGGCGAATTTGGGAAAGCGTTTCCCCCTGGCGCGTGCATTTAGCCTGGTGGCTTTCCGATCTCGATTCCTCCTCCACGCTCACGCCCAATCCGCTGGAAGTGGAATCGGTCCACTGGCTCACGCTCCAAGAAATGGCCACCCTTCCGAATCAACTCGAAAGCAACTATCGATTCCTGGAAGCGATTTCTCGCGGCGATGTGCCGCTCGAAATGCCGTGA
- a CDS encoding toxin-antitoxin system YwqK family antitoxin has product MGVCAGALFLLALAGCGSDQGKSTGDKATTDKAADASQGNNITGAPAASQTTPTADKGAVKPVFEEKSAPPPTFVGQITVEELYPNKKLQIRRMVKRYSDDSMVNHGPYTSFYLSGEKLEEGNYVDGKKDGAWHMWYPNGQEAKVENYIDGQLDGHWTLFTDKGVQQSEVSYKAGQRDGRWIVYGEDGKQIREQTDYRDGKPDGTSIAWNADGKKTSEMHFERGQLNGTQTQWFPNGQMSKQVEFKDGKLNGKLIQWNDKGEKLLEQDYADGQVQKQQPAKGG; this is encoded by the coding sequence ATGGGAGTCTGTGCGGGAGCATTGTTTTTGCTCGCGCTGGCCGGTTGCGGCAGCGATCAAGGGAAATCAACCGGCGACAAGGCGACCACCGATAAGGCTGCCGATGCTTCGCAGGGAAATAATATAACGGGCGCGCCGGCCGCCAGCCAGACAACGCCGACGGCAGACAAAGGCGCTGTGAAACCGGTGTTCGAGGAAAAATCGGCGCCGCCGCCGACGTTTGTGGGCCAGATCACCGTGGAGGAACTTTACCCCAACAAAAAATTGCAGATTCGGCGCATGGTAAAACGGTACAGCGACGATTCGATGGTCAATCATGGCCCGTACACCAGCTTCTATTTGAGCGGGGAAAAACTGGAAGAGGGAAATTACGTTGATGGGAAAAAAGACGGCGCGTGGCACATGTGGTATCCCAATGGCCAGGAAGCCAAGGTGGAAAACTACATCGACGGCCAACTCGACGGCCACTGGACACTATTTACTGATAAAGGAGTGCAGCAGAGCGAAGTCAGTTACAAAGCAGGCCAGCGCGACGGCCGATGGATTGTTTACGGTGAAGACGGCAAGCAAATCCGCGAGCAAACCGACTATCGGGACGGCAAGCCGGACGGCACCAGCATTGCTTGGAACGCCGATGGAAAGAAGACGAGCGAAATGCACTTTGAACGCGGCCAGCTTAACGGGACACAAACACAGTGGTTTCCCAATGGGCAGATGTCCAAACAGGTAGAATTCAAAGATGGCAAACTGAACGGCAAACTGATTCAGTGGAACGACAAAGGAGAGAAGCTGTTGGAACAGGATTACGCCGATGGCCAAGTGCAAAAGCAGCAACCCGCCAAAGGAGGGTAA
- a CDS encoding YifB family Mg chelatase-like AAA ATPase → MLAKLHTFSLLGIDALPVDVEVDVSPGALPKTILVGLPEAAVKESTHRVERAMVNSGFMRPQDKIVINLAPAELPKNAASFDLPISLGILAGSGQLQSDLFEKYAVVGELALDGVTRATKGTLSMAMAAAAQPGLRGIVVPTESAAEAAVVENIEVIPVSSLAQAAAFFTGDIEIDPTPPRLDEWFQQYAAYELDFADVRGQEMAKRAITIAAAGSHNLLMLGPPGSGKTMLAKRVPTIMPQLTAAESIETTRIYSAMGLLKPNQPLLATRPHRSPHHTISNAGLVGGGTVPTPGEISLSHNGVLFLDELPEFNRQTLEVLRQPLEDGAVTISRALNSTTFPANFMLIAALNPCPCGYRNDPRRECHCTVPQIERYMNKISGPLLDRIDIHIEVPAVAYKELSSAVPGSTSAQMREQVTHARQMQAHRFNGSATRQNAHMSHRQIREHCRLDDACANLLRSTMTELGLSARAHDKVLRVSRTIADLAGSDAITPTHLSEAVNYRMLDRQLWT, encoded by the coding sequence ATGCTCGCCAAGTTGCACACCTTTTCGCTCCTGGGCATCGACGCCCTCCCAGTCGATGTCGAAGTTGATGTCTCTCCCGGCGCGCTCCCCAAGACTATTCTCGTCGGCCTCCCCGAAGCCGCGGTGAAGGAAAGCACGCACCGCGTGGAACGGGCTATGGTTAACAGCGGCTTCATGCGACCGCAAGATAAAATCGTCATCAATCTCGCCCCCGCCGAGCTCCCCAAAAACGCCGCCTCATTCGATCTGCCCATTTCGTTGGGCATTCTGGCCGGCAGTGGCCAACTTCAGTCCGACCTGTTCGAAAAATACGCCGTCGTGGGCGAACTGGCGCTCGACGGCGTCACCCGCGCCACTAAAGGCACGCTCTCCATGGCCATGGCCGCCGCCGCGCAACCCGGTCTGCGCGGCATCGTTGTCCCTACAGAAAGTGCCGCCGAAGCCGCCGTGGTCGAAAACATCGAAGTCATTCCCGTTTCCAGCCTCGCTCAAGCGGCCGCCTTTTTTACCGGCGACATCGAAATCGACCCCACGCCGCCGCGGCTCGACGAATGGTTCCAGCAATACGCCGCCTACGAGCTAGATTTCGCCGACGTCCGCGGCCAGGAAATGGCCAAGCGCGCCATCACCATTGCCGCCGCCGGATCGCATAATCTGCTGATGCTCGGTCCTCCCGGTTCCGGCAAAACCATGCTCGCCAAGCGCGTCCCCACCATCATGCCGCAGCTCACCGCGGCCGAATCCATCGAAACCACTCGCATTTACAGCGCAATGGGTTTGCTCAAGCCGAACCAGCCGCTGCTGGCCACGCGCCCTCACCGCTCGCCGCATCACACTATTTCTAACGCCGGCCTGGTTGGCGGCGGAACCGTTCCCACGCCGGGCGAAATTTCGCTCTCGCACAACGGCGTGCTGTTTCTGGACGAGCTGCCCGAATTCAACCGCCAAACGCTGGAAGTGCTGCGTCAACCGCTGGAAGACGGCGCCGTCACCATCAGCCGTGCCCTCAACAGCACTACATTTCCGGCCAACTTCATGCTGATCGCCGCGCTCAACCCCTGCCCTTGCGGTTACCGCAACGATCCCCGCCGCGAATGCCACTGCACCGTGCCGCAAATCGAGCGCTACATGAACAAAATCAGCGGCCCGCTGCTCGACCGCATCGACATCCACATCGAAGTCCCCGCCGTGGCCTATAAAGAACTCTCCTCCGCCGTGCCCGGCAGCACCAGCGCCCAAATGCGCGAGCAAGTGACTCACGCTCGCCAGATGCAGGCCCACCGCTTCAACGGCAGCGCCACCCGCCAAAACGCCCACATGAGCCACCGCCAAATCCGCGAGCATTGCCGCCTTGACGACGCCTGCGCCAACCTGCTCCGCAGCACCATGACCGAATTGGGCCTATCCGCCCGCGCCCACGACAAAGTCCTTCGCGTCTCGCGCACCATCGCCGACCTGGCCGGCAGCGACGCCATCACCCCCACCCATCTTTCCGAAGCCGTCAACTACCGCATGCTGGACCGCCAGTTGTGGACGTAA
- a CDS encoding DUF433 domain-containing protein: MFTRIISNPAILAGKPCIKGTRISVEMILEWIASGATRDDILRGYPQLHAEDVEEALRYAAQSVKNDVTVTAEIPS; encoded by the coding sequence ATGTTCACCCGTATTATTTCCAATCCGGCAATTCTAGCCGGCAAACCCTGCATTAAGGGCACCCGCATCAGCGTGGAAATGATTTTGGAGTGGATCGCCTCCGGAGCCACCCGTGACGATATTCTCCGTGGCTACCCGCAACTGCACGCCGAAGACGTGGAAGAAGCTCTCCGCTACGCCGCACAGTCCGTGAAAAACGACGTGACGGTCACTGCGGAGATCCCGTCGTGA
- the ftsH gene encoding ATP-dependent zinc metalloprotease FtsH, with amino-acid sequence MENNKPLVPGPPPGQPLRPRIKPTTLWLIVAGLVLLAFMVFSRNGGNRSEITYDFFWKQLKADNVSEVDFDSQSTLLGRFRKIPEAPPPAASQTSESKFESWFTESKREPLQQNFSVTLPPADNPDLMNTLTEMSEKHGLRVNAQPPSDNTFMLLLLYCFVPLLLLFGLWMMLRRTRDQFMGGGILSGFSKSPAKRYEESNKPITFKDVAGLEGVKNDLQEIVEFLKAPEKFTRLGGHVPKGVLLMGPPGTGKTLLARAVAGEAGVPFFSISGSEFIQMFVGVGASRVRDMFKTAKEASPCILFIDEIDAVGRVRGAGLGGGHDEREQTLNQILSEMDGFSQTEAVIVLAATNRPDVLDPALLRPGRFDRHITVDRPNQRARMAIFKVHTRDVPLAADVSLERLAAGTVGLTGADIRNLVNEAALWATRNGKDKVDMDDFEFARDKILMGPKRDELLSGKEKKMTAYHEAGHALLAWILPGVDRLHKVTIIPRGRALGVTQLLPEEDRLNIGQSELNSRLVFMLGGRAAEKIVFNEFSAGAENDLAQVTKLARKMVAHWGMSERVGPVAYRTSEEHPFLGREIVEQREFSEHSAQVVDEEVSAILHDADRKAMELLNVHRQKLDALAAALEQREMLDEMEVEEIIGPSPYPRASFNGEAGKNGQPGDGQKTNTQAASGPAGTG; translated from the coding sequence ATGGAAAACAATAAGCCCCTGGTACCGGGACCTCCTCCGGGGCAGCCGCTTCGCCCCCGTATCAAGCCGACCACGCTGTGGTTGATTGTGGCGGGTTTGGTGCTGCTGGCATTTATGGTATTTAGCCGGAATGGGGGCAACCGCTCGGAAATCACATACGATTTTTTCTGGAAACAACTGAAGGCTGATAACGTTTCGGAAGTGGATTTCGACAGCCAATCGACGTTGTTGGGCCGCTTTCGAAAAATTCCGGAAGCGCCGCCGCCAGCCGCCAGCCAGACGAGCGAGTCGAAATTCGAAAGCTGGTTCACCGAATCCAAACGGGAGCCGCTGCAACAAAACTTTAGCGTCACGTTGCCGCCTGCTGACAACCCGGATTTGATGAACACTCTGACCGAAATGAGCGAAAAGCACGGCTTGCGAGTCAACGCGCAGCCACCGTCCGACAACACGTTCATGTTGTTGCTGCTGTATTGTTTTGTGCCGCTGTTGTTGTTGTTTGGATTGTGGATGATGCTGCGCCGCACGCGCGATCAATTTATGGGAGGGGGCATTCTGTCGGGCTTTTCCAAAAGTCCGGCCAAGCGCTATGAGGAATCGAATAAGCCGATCACCTTCAAAGACGTGGCTGGCCTGGAGGGTGTGAAGAACGACCTGCAAGAAATTGTGGAGTTTTTGAAGGCCCCGGAAAAATTTACGCGCCTGGGGGGACACGTGCCTAAGGGGGTGCTTTTGATGGGTCCACCGGGCACCGGCAAAACGCTGCTGGCACGGGCCGTGGCGGGGGAAGCGGGCGTGCCGTTTTTTTCGATCAGCGGCTCCGAGTTCATTCAAATGTTTGTGGGCGTGGGAGCCAGCCGGGTGCGCGACATGTTTAAAACGGCGAAAGAAGCGTCGCCGTGCATTTTGTTCATCGATGAAATTGACGCCGTGGGCCGTGTACGCGGGGCCGGCCTGGGGGGCGGACATGACGAGCGCGAACAAACGCTGAACCAAATATTGAGCGAAATGGACGGCTTCAGTCAGACTGAGGCGGTCATCGTCCTGGCCGCTACCAACCGGCCCGACGTGCTTGATCCGGCGCTGTTGCGGCCGGGGCGGTTCGATCGGCATATTACGGTCGATCGGCCGAATCAACGGGCGCGGATGGCCATTTTCAAAGTTCACACCCGAGACGTTCCGCTAGCCGCCGACGTCAGTTTGGAACGGCTGGCCGCCGGCACGGTGGGTTTGACTGGGGCCGATATTCGCAACTTGGTAAACGAAGCCGCGTTGTGGGCGACGCGGAACGGCAAGGATAAAGTGGACATGGACGATTTTGAATTCGCCCGCGACAAGATTTTGATGGGGCCGAAGCGCGACGAATTACTGAGCGGCAAAGAGAAAAAAATGACGGCCTATCACGAGGCAGGCCATGCTTTGCTGGCCTGGATTTTGCCCGGCGTCGACCGGTTACACAAAGTGACCATTATTCCCCGTGGCCGGGCGTTGGGCGTGACGCAACTGTTGCCCGAGGAAGACCGGCTGAACATAGGACAATCGGAACTTAACAGTCGCTTGGTGTTCATGCTGGGGGGACGTGCCGCCGAAAAAATTGTGTTTAACGAATTCAGCGCCGGCGCGGAAAACGATTTGGCCCAGGTCACCAAGCTGGCCCGCAAAATGGTGGCGCATTGGGGGATGAGCGAACGCGTGGGCCCGGTGGCATACCGGACCAGCGAGGAGCACCCGTTTTTGGGGCGCGAAATCGTGGAGCAGCGCGAATTCAGCGAGCACAGCGCGCAAGTGGTGGACGAGGAAGTATCGGCCATTTTGCACGATGCCGATCGCAAGGCGATGGAGCTTTTGAACGTGCATCGTCAAAAACTGGACGCCTTGGCCGCTGCGCTGGAACAGCGGGAAATGCTGGACGAAATGGAAGTTGAAGAAATTATCGGCCCCTCGCCGTATCCACGGGCGAGCTTCAACGGCGAAGCCGGCAAGAACGGCCAGCCGGGCGACGGACAAAAGACGAACACCCAGGCTGCGAGTGGTCCGGCAGGGACAGGCTAA